The following proteins are co-located in the Anaerobranca gottschalkii DSM 13577 genome:
- the rpiB gene encoding ribose 5-phosphate isomerase B, whose amino-acid sequence MKVAVASDHGGYNLKEIIKEYLEELNVEYQDFGCHGLESVDYPKYAKIAAESVVKGDCDFAIIVCGTGVGVAIAANKVKGIRAANCHDCFSAKATREHNDANVLTLGERVVGPGLAKMIVKTFLETKFEGGRHQRRIDQIKEIEDMWR is encoded by the coding sequence TTGAAAGTAGCTGTTGCCAGTGATCATGGAGGATATAATTTAAAAGAAATAATTAAAGAGTATTTAGAAGAGTTAAATGTAGAATATCAAGATTTTGGTTGCCATGGTTTAGAAAGTGTTGATTATCCCAAATATGCCAAAATTGCAGCAGAAAGTGTAGTAAAAGGGGATTGTGATTTCGCTATAATAGTATGTGGTACGGGGGTCGGAGTAGCCATTGCCGCCAATAAAGTAAAGGGGATTAGGGCAGCAAACTGTCATGACTGTTTTTCAGCAAAAGCCACTAGAGAACACAACGATGCCAATGTGCTAACATTAGGAGAAAGGGTAGTAGGACCTGGGCTTGCTAAAATGATAGTAAAAACATTTTTAGAAACAAAATTTGAAGGAGGACGTCATCAAAGGCGGATAGATCAAATTAAAGAAATAGAAGATATGTGGAGGTGA